Proteins from one Methanolinea sp. genomic window:
- a CDS encoding helix-turn-helix domain-containing protein: MAGSQTSPLALAGMLRSLGLTKYEALVYIALLREPGATATRIHELAGVPRASVYPVLDRLIQKNMVSASLGTPRRFEAVPPETAIDHLLDTVAADAARAKKVLSRIWQEREQKSGGDQDSIWSIYGAENIRVRLADLLRNASASIDAVIHGEVAPEIATVLCEKASSIPVRVATWHPERIPCPGIRLRALPRAAEEAAAADLRFSGGMYLIDSSRAIVVLVAGEDDATALYSESRGFVRFFSTYFEIFSSMGKSKDQ; the protein is encoded by the coding sequence ATGGCCGGGTCGCAGACATCGCCCCTCGCGCTCGCGGGGATGCTCCGCTCCCTCGGGCTCACGAAGTACGAGGCGCTCGTGTACATCGCCCTCCTGAGGGAGCCGGGTGCGACCGCGACGCGTATCCACGAGCTCGCGGGCGTCCCCCGCGCGTCCGTGTACCCCGTCCTCGATCGCCTCATCCAGAAGAACATGGTCTCCGCGTCGCTTGGGACACCCCGCCGCTTCGAGGCCGTCCCGCCCGAGACCGCGATCGACCACCTCCTCGACACCGTCGCCGCGGATGCCGCGAGGGCAAAGAAGGTGCTCTCGAGGATCTGGCAGGAGAGGGAGCAGAAGAGCGGCGGTGACCAGGACTCCATCTGGAGCATCTACGGGGCGGAGAACATCCGCGTCCGGCTCGCGGACCTCCTCCGGAATGCCTCCGCGTCGATCGACGCGGTCATCCACGGCGAGGTCGCGCCGGAGATCGCGACGGTGCTCTGCGAGAAGGCATCGTCGATCCCCGTCCGGGTCGCCACGTGGCACCCCGAGCGAATCCCCTGCCCGGGCATCAGGCTGCGTGCCCTCCCCCGCGCAGCTGAGGAGGCCGCAGCGGCCGACCTGCGGTTCTCCGGCGGGATGTACCTGATCGACTCCTCCCGGGCGATCGTCGTGCTCGTGGCGGGAGAGGACGATGCGACCGCGCTCTACTCCGAGTCGAGGGGTTTCGTCCGGTTCTTCTCGACCTACTTCGAGATCTTCTCCTCGATGGGAAAGTCGAAAGACCAGTGA
- a CDS encoding DUF128 domain-containing protein: MHLPLKFVHTRIEEYAMQVTYDPREGRGLVVYNLSLVPDTHLDDAISTMKETYRAGLCVSGLVRFIGAEESAGDFKIPEGQTGIVTVCSSTLDGILLRRGIPYNPIGGGIVEIESRVPRRFTHLILYEYTTIDPLQALLSQEITSVTRIVRKGSGNILANIRQCHMEAEEAVGEIIDELSGSSFSPVLDVGLPNTPALGVTVDPQYMGIVALGGTNPMAAIKEKGIPVTTYAIKGLMDAGEMEEILDH; this comes from the coding sequence ATGCATCTCCCCCTCAAATTCGTCCACACCCGCATCGAGGAGTACGCGATGCAGGTCACGTACGACCCGCGGGAGGGGAGGGGTCTCGTCGTGTACAACCTCTCGCTCGTCCCGGACACGCACCTCGACGATGCGATCTCCACCATGAAGGAGACGTACAGGGCGGGACTCTGCGTGAGCGGCCTCGTGCGGTTCATCGGGGCGGAGGAGAGCGCGGGCGATTTCAAAATCCCGGAGGGCCAGACGGGGATCGTCACGGTGTGCAGTTCGACGCTCGACGGCATCCTCCTCCGGAGGGGGATCCCGTACAACCCGATCGGGGGCGGCATCGTCGAGATCGAGTCGCGCGTCCCGCGGCGGTTCACCCACCTCATCCTCTACGAGTACACGACGATCGACCCCCTCCAGGCCCTCCTCTCGCAGGAGATCACCTCGGTGACACGCATCGTGCGGAAGGGGAGCGGCAACATCCTCGCGAACATCAGGCAGTGCCACATGGAGGCCGAGGAGGCGGTGGGGGAGATCATCGACGAGCTCTCGGGGAGCAGTTTCTCGCCGGTTCTCGACGTCGGGCTCCCGAACACGCCGGCGCTCGGCGTGACGGTCGACCCGCAGTACATGGGCATCGTCGCCCTCGGCGGGACGAACCCGATGGCGGCCATCAAGGAGAAGGGGATCCCCGTGACGACCTACGCCATCAAGGGGCTCATGGACGCGGGGGAGATGGAGGAGATCCTCGACCACTGA
- a CDS encoding NAD(P)/FAD-dependent oxidoreductase has product MIGVLGGGPAGRTAAMKLALSGRDVTLVERAGLGGQCLHHGCMVICALNDVARAISQARNLASLGILDSVPTPSFPRTVSQMASVQKKIASVLDAETRGCGVHIVRGEGRVDADRLTVDGETLETSHLVVATGSVPRVPSIPGVETPGVYTAHTFTSMPDVPDRLLIVGGGVMAAEFAFIFQEWGSEVTLAVRSTFLREVPRKLREAARGELLGVDVRENCTVERISGEERVRGAVLRAGNAESEIACDAVILAAGLVPNSGMVSGLRKGKDGRIVVNRRMETSVPGVYACGDVTGSPCLTPVARQEGIVAASSILGENLEMDYGGIPRSFALSQEYAFVEGEPGEEMVAFAAPGPAGPGTFWEVPRGRTGMAEVVASREDGRVRGISVASPVGGTVAAYVAFLMREGIPVRDFSRFTEVHPSSDGVSPLMKYAASRLGARQERERGD; this is encoded by the coding sequence ATGATCGGTGTCCTCGGCGGTGGTCCCGCGGGCCGGACCGCCGCGATGAAACTCGCCCTTTCGGGCAGGGATGTGACGCTCGTCGAGCGGGCAGGCCTCGGCGGGCAGTGCCTCCACCACGGCTGCATGGTCATCTGCGCCTTAAACGACGTCGCGAGGGCGATCTCGCAGGCGAGGAACCTCGCGTCCCTCGGGATCCTCGATTCCGTCCCCACGCCGTCCTTTCCCCGGACCGTCTCGCAGATGGCCTCCGTCCAGAAGAAGATCGCGTCGGTCCTCGACGCGGAAACGAGGGGCTGTGGGGTGCACATCGTCCGCGGCGAGGGGAGGGTCGATGCCGACCGCCTCACCGTCGACGGCGAGACCCTCGAGACCTCCCACCTCGTCGTCGCGACGGGCTCCGTCCCCCGCGTCCCCTCCATCCCCGGCGTCGAGACACCCGGCGTCTACACCGCGCACACGTTCACCTCGATGCCCGACGTCCCGGACCGGCTCCTCATCGTCGGCGGCGGCGTGATGGCCGCGGAGTTCGCCTTCATCTTCCAGGAGTGGGGGTCCGAGGTCACGCTCGCGGTGCGGAGCACGTTCCTCCGCGAGGTCCCCCGGAAGCTCCGGGAGGCGGCCCGCGGGGAGCTCTTGGGGGTGGACGTGCGCGAGAACTGCACGGTGGAGCGGATCTCGGGGGAGGAGAGGGTGCGGGGAGCAGTCCTCCGCGCCGGGAACGCGGAGAGCGAGATTGCCTGCGACGCCGTGATCCTCGCGGCGGGCCTCGTCCCCAACTCGGGGATGGTCAGCGGCCTGCGGAAGGGGAAAGACGGGAGGATCGTCGTCAACCGGCGGATGGAGACGAGCGTTCCGGGCGTATATGCCTGCGGCGACGTGACGGGGTCCCCCTGCCTCACGCCGGTCGCCCGGCAGGAGGGGATCGTCGCCGCGTCGTCCATCCTCGGCGAGAACCTCGAGATGGACTACGGGGGGATCCCGCGGTCTTTTGCGCTCTCGCAGGAGTACGCGTTCGTGGAGGGAGAACCGGGCGAGGAGATGGTGGCTTTTGCGGCCCCGGGCCCCGCCGGCCCCGGGACGTTCTGGGAGGTCCCGCGGGGGCGGACGGGGATGGCAGAGGTGGTCGCCTCGCGGGAGGACGGCCGGGTCCGCGGGATCTCGGTCGCGTCCCCGGTCGGGGGGACGGTCGCGGCCTACGTCGCATTCCTGATGAGAGAGGGGATCCCTGTCCGCGACTTTTCGCGGTTCACCGAGGTCCACCCTTCATCCGACGGCGTCTCCCCCCTGATGAAGTACGCCGCGTCACGGCTCGGCGCAAGGCAGGAGAGGGAACGGGGGGACTGA
- a CDS encoding PAS domain-containing protein — MERGELQALFGKIPAGIVIIDPGTHAILEVNPAAASLVGRERDEIVGNVCHRFICPAERGRCPITDLGQEIDNSEKVLLASDGRQVPIQKTVVRARIGGREVLVESFIDITDRKNAEDRRLALIGYISEVVMRVRKPLALVESGLADIAEKASREAGCSEEVRTGLLLEAARVRQIASNLAEVERAIAEERQEIPGAYREFLG, encoded by the coding sequence ATGGAGAGGGGTGAACTGCAGGCACTCTTTGGGAAGATCCCGGCGGGCATCGTGATCATCGACCCGGGGACACACGCGATCCTCGAGGTCAACCCTGCCGCGGCTTCCCTCGTCGGGAGGGAGAGGGACGAGATCGTGGGGAACGTCTGCCACCGGTTCATCTGCCCTGCCGAGAGGGGGAGGTGTCCCATCACCGACCTCGGGCAGGAGATCGACAACAGCGAGAAGGTTCTCCTCGCCTCGGACGGGAGGCAGGTCCCGATCCAGAAGACAGTGGTGAGGGCGCGAATCGGCGGGAGGGAGGTTCTCGTCGAGAGCTTCATCGACATCACCGACAGGAAGAACGCGGAGGACAGGAGGCTCGCCCTGATCGGGTACATCTCCGAGGTGGTCATGCGGGTCCGCAAACCCCTCGCGCTCGTGGAGTCAGGCCTCGCCGACATCGCGGAGAAGGCCTCGCGGGAGGCGGGGTGCAGCGAAGAGGTGAGGACAGGGCTCCTCCTCGAAGCTGCGCGGGTCCGCCAGATCGCGTCGAACCTCGCGGAGGTGGAGAGGGCGATCGCCGAGGAACGGCAGGAGATCCCCGGGGCCTACAGGGAGTTCCTCGGGTGA
- a CDS encoding response regulator, with the protein MSVRGGRARILVVEDERIVAEDLRETLEDMGYSVAGIAGSGEQAIEMARQEVPDIVLMDIMLSGEIDGITAASQIQGTLDIPVIFVTAYSDQNLIERAKVTEPYGYIVKPFNERELRSCIEIALYRHRAEREIRKRDAILLALGFGVEWFLRQVCEVCGARLGGGVPTAGRTLGPYALEPFLEQVGVAMDLSRVVVFRHREEDGRIVPVAEWCSPGIPPLRGEREPVALALEPVCAGERLHALVSGECVTVTAGSHAEDGGEFSRALGIRSAALFSLTVRDRFYGIVAFCDAKDREFPGPEIEAMRIAAGILGGAIGLFAEREGGGQGNPAG; encoded by the coding sequence GTGAGCGTGCGGGGAGGCAGGGCCCGGATCCTCGTCGTCGAGGACGAGCGTATCGTCGCCGAGGATTTGAGGGAGACCCTCGAGGACATGGGGTACTCCGTCGCGGGCATCGCGGGCAGCGGGGAGCAGGCCATCGAGATGGCCCGGCAGGAGGTCCCCGACATCGTCCTGATGGACATCATGCTCTCCGGGGAGATCGACGGGATAACCGCCGCAAGCCAGATCCAGGGCACGCTCGACATCCCCGTCATCTTCGTGACAGCATACTCCGACCAGAACCTCATCGAGCGGGCGAAGGTGACCGAGCCGTACGGCTACATCGTCAAGCCGTTCAACGAGCGGGAGCTCCGGTCCTGCATCGAGATCGCACTCTACAGGCACCGCGCCGAGAGGGAGATCAGGAAGAGGGACGCGATCCTCCTCGCCCTCGGGTTCGGGGTGGAATGGTTCCTCCGGCAGGTCTGCGAGGTCTGCGGCGCCCGCCTCGGGGGAGGCGTCCCCACGGCGGGGCGGACCCTCGGGCCGTACGCCCTCGAGCCGTTCCTCGAGCAGGTCGGTGTCGCGATGGATCTCTCCCGGGTCGTCGTCTTCCGGCACCGGGAGGAGGACGGGAGGATCGTCCCGGTCGCGGAGTGGTGCAGCCCGGGGATACCTCCCCTCCGCGGGGAGAGAGAACCGGTCGCACTCGCCCTCGAACCGGTGTGCGCCGGGGAGAGGCTGCACGCGCTCGTGTCGGGGGAATGCGTCACGGTCACTGCAGGCAGCCACGCGGAGGACGGGGGCGAGTTTTCCCGCGCACTCGGGATCAGGTCGGCTGCCCTGTTCTCCCTCACCGTCCGCGACAGGTTCTACGGCATCGTCGCGTTCTGCGACGCGAAGGACCGCGAGTTCCCCGGCCCGGAGATCGAGGCGATGCGGATCGCGGCAGGCATCCTCGGCGGGGCGATCGGCCTCTTTGCGGAACGGGAAGGCGGGGGACAGGGGAATCCCGCGGGGTAG
- a CDS encoding histidine kinase dimerization/phosphoacceptor domain -containing protein, producing the protein MYTATLGITIVFPHLYYIPIVLVAYRYRTAGLKWVLLLVGVYMGITATFFPSDTVVLLNAAVRSVTFLSVGALTAILSEKILEGRREVERTLQLRESILQNVNVWMMVLDSTGKILEWNTAAERISGYPAREVLGRNDVWREIYPDREYRRRITRQIREIVGEKKYFENLETTITCRDGSQKTILWNTRSLGAGPEGRETFVAIGTDITGLKRAQESLAANLNRMVAILRALPDLMFVISRDGTFHEFHCADGKMLVRPAEYYVGRRLRETGCPADLAGRFTEIVRAALESKQLQQMHYSLATGGQTRHFEARTVAIDDERALVIVRDITDSVEREYIQQRFTRDLEEQVRIRTEFLEATLREKDLLFREVHHRVKNNLQVITSLLNLQIRSAKSPEVSAILRDTQSRIRAMALVHEKLYQSGDLSRIDICSYLRALVHQTFASHGTRPQKVTLSFTCETLSMDIGRAIPLGLIINELVTNALVHAFPGDMAGTVTVRGERRGDGAEFSVADDGVGLPAGFDPERSTTLGLRLVYSLVAQLHGSIERLPAGRGTAFRLVIPGGG; encoded by the coding sequence GTGTACACTGCCACCCTCGGGATCACGATCGTCTTCCCGCACCTCTACTACATCCCCATCGTCCTCGTCGCGTACAGGTACAGAACCGCGGGGCTGAAGTGGGTCCTCCTCCTCGTCGGGGTCTACATGGGGATCACGGCCACTTTCTTCCCTTCCGACACCGTCGTCCTCCTGAATGCCGCTGTGAGGAGCGTCACATTCCTCTCGGTGGGTGCGCTCACGGCGATCCTCTCGGAGAAGATCCTCGAGGGGAGGAGGGAGGTGGAGAGGACCCTCCAGCTCCGGGAGAGCATCCTCCAGAACGTGAACGTCTGGATGATGGTGCTCGACTCCACGGGGAAGATCCTCGAGTGGAACACCGCGGCCGAGAGGATCAGCGGCTACCCGGCGCGGGAAGTCCTCGGGAGGAACGACGTGTGGCGGGAGATATACCCCGACAGGGAGTACCGCCGGCGCATCACGCGGCAGATCCGCGAGATCGTCGGGGAGAAGAAGTACTTCGAGAACCTCGAGACGACCATCACGTGCAGGGACGGCTCGCAGAAGACGATCCTCTGGAACACGCGGTCGCTGGGCGCGGGACCCGAAGGGCGGGAGACGTTCGTTGCGATCGGGACGGACATCACCGGCCTCAAGAGAGCGCAGGAGTCCCTGGCGGCGAATCTGAACCGGATGGTCGCGATCCTGAGGGCACTGCCCGACCTCATGTTCGTGATCTCGCGGGACGGCACGTTCCACGAGTTCCACTGCGCGGACGGAAAAATGCTCGTCCGTCCCGCGGAGTACTACGTGGGCAGGCGTCTCCGCGAGACCGGGTGCCCGGCGGACCTCGCCGGGAGGTTCACGGAGATCGTCAGGGCAGCGCTCGAATCAAAACAGCTCCAGCAGATGCACTACAGCCTCGCCACCGGCGGGCAGACACGGCACTTCGAGGCGCGCACGGTCGCGATCGACGACGAGAGGGCACTCGTCATCGTGCGTGACATCACGGACAGCGTGGAGAGGGAGTACATCCAGCAGAGGTTCACGAGGGACCTTGAAGAGCAGGTGCGTATCCGGACGGAGTTCCTCGAGGCGACGCTCAGGGAGAAGGACCTCCTCTTCCGGGAGGTCCACCACAGGGTCAAGAACAACCTCCAGGTCATCACCAGCCTCCTCAACCTCCAGATCCGGTCCGCGAAGAGCCCGGAGGTGAGCGCGATCCTGCGTGACACCCAGAGCAGGATCAGGGCGATGGCCCTCGTCCACGAGAAGCTCTACCAGTCCGGGGACCTCTCGCGGATCGACATCTGCAGTTACCTGCGGGCGCTCGTGCACCAGACGTTTGCCTCGCACGGGACGAGGCCACAGAAAGTGACATTATCCTTCACGTGCGAGACACTCTCCATGGACATCGGCCGGGCGATCCCCCTCGGGCTCATTATCAACGAGCTCGTCACGAACGCGCTCGTGCACGCGTTCCCCGGCGACATGGCGGGGACGGTGACGGTACGGGGGGAGAGGAGGGGCGACGGGGCCGAGTTCTCGGTCGCCGACGACGGCGTCGGACTCCCCGCGGGGTTCGACCCCGAGAGGAGCACGACCCTCGGTCTCCGCCTCGTGTACTCCCTCGTCGCGCAGCTGCACGGGAGCATCGAGCGGCTCCCGGCCGGGAGGGGGACGGCGTTCCGGCTCGTCATCCCGGGAGGCGGGTGA
- a CDS encoding LysE family transporter, whose product MLQTYLLGFVIGLSGALVPGPTLVATINTSVTGGWKTGPRVSAGHALVEAAIFAAVILGFSTVSGVSDYAGVIGAVGGTALVAFGIMTIRGAEAGVPDGESRSVVTNPYLAGVITSVSNPYFWLWWFSVGSALVLAAAQQAFVFALAFVAGHWSADFGWYTLVSTGIHKGKNVFDRRIYAWVLRGCGAFLVLFGLMYLAEALSRFFSG is encoded by the coding sequence ATGCTCCAGACATACCTGCTCGGGTTCGTCATCGGGCTCTCGGGCGCGCTCGTGCCGGGACCGACCCTCGTTGCGACCATCAACACGTCCGTGACCGGCGGGTGGAAGACAGGCCCCCGCGTCTCGGCCGGACATGCCCTCGTCGAGGCCGCCATCTTCGCGGCGGTCATCCTCGGGTTCAGCACGGTCTCAGGGGTGTCGGACTACGCGGGAGTGATCGGGGCAGTCGGCGGGACAGCCCTCGTCGCCTTCGGGATAATGACGATCCGGGGGGCAGAGGCCGGCGTGCCCGACGGCGAGAGCCGGAGCGTCGTCACAAACCCGTACCTCGCCGGGGTGATCACGAGCGTCTCGAACCCGTACTTCTGGCTCTGGTGGTTCTCGGTCGGGAGCGCGCTCGTGCTCGCGGCCGCCCAGCAGGCCTTCGTCTTCGCACTCGCGTTCGTCGCGGGCCACTGGTCGGCCGACTTCGGGTGGTACACCCTCGTCTCGACGGGAATCCACAAGGGGAAGAACGTCTTTGACAGGAGGATCTACGCGTGGGTGCTGCGGGGCTGCGGCGCGTTCCTCGTCCTCTTCGGGCTCATGTACCTCGCGGAGGCTCTCTCCCGGTTTTTCAGCGGCTGA
- a CDS encoding PAS domain S-box protein has protein sequence MTSSYRVLYVDDEPALLEVVRLYLEKKSRFSVDTAISAAEALKKIESGPSYDAVISDYQMPVMDGIEFLKALRRRGNDIPFIIFTGKGREDVVIQALNEGADFYLQKGGDPASQFAELAHVVRKVVRERRVEASIRDMERREADILNFLPDATFAIDLRGTVIAWNRAMERMTGIPAETILGKGDYEYALPFYHERRPILIDLVLKPDPATEAKYPYIRREGDVLISEIFIPHLNDGRGAHLWFLASPLYNSRGEVAGAIETIRDVSEWKILERECDERERFLSTLISNLPGFVYRCRNDRDWTMEYISEGCREITGYAPSDFIGNATVAFNDIIAPSFRDLLWEMWQEVLRERKVFEYEYPIITREGEVRWVWERGRGIFDAQGNLLYLEGFITDITSRKEAEVALRESEERLHDLFMHMEEGFVLCEAILDPSGNLTDWILVESNPAFERITGLSGIKGKRASGIFPGFGEKYPEARAVFEKAIREGSSTKIEVYVEEFKKWLRASVFSPREGYFAAVFEDVTPWKEAELALRESEARFRLLAEGAQDIVYRYEILPKRGFSFVSPSVTSILGYSPDEFYADPDIGYALVHPDERHLIDAMFTPSEEVYTRPVELRWRKKDGQFAWLELRNRPILDDTGNLVALEGIARDITERKRAERELAESEGKYRSLLENLPEQILVHRGGHILYANPAALRTFGYSPEEMVDRCVFDFVPPEYHPLIVENIQKREGGSPVEPYEIEVIAKDGTRKTVRVSGSPVVFGGQPATLIVLIDITERKRAEAQIRQAHRKLALLGNVTRHDINNQVFVLSGILDLLETAGSGEERGELLARARQAISRIHATIRFARDCAQVGESAPRWLNLRGLVEAAGADIPASTVTLENGIPSDIEVFADPMVGRVFANLLDNAVRHGGNATTVRFSAAEQGETLAVTCEDDGTGIPAEEKEKIFERGYGRNTGMGLFLSREILSITGMTIRETGEPGRGARFLITVPRGSWRRAP, from the coding sequence ATGACATCCTCCTACCGCGTCCTGTACGTCGACGACGAGCCTGCCCTGCTCGAGGTCGTCAGGCTCTACCTCGAGAAAAAGAGCCGGTTCTCTGTCGACACCGCGATCTCGGCGGCAGAGGCCCTCAAGAAGATCGAATCCGGCCCGTCCTACGACGCCGTCATCTCGGACTACCAGATGCCGGTCATGGACGGGATCGAGTTCCTCAAGGCCCTCCGCCGCAGGGGAAACGACATCCCCTTCATCATCTTCACGGGGAAGGGGAGGGAAGACGTCGTGATCCAGGCCCTCAACGAGGGCGCCGACTTTTACCTCCAGAAGGGCGGGGACCCCGCGTCCCAGTTCGCGGAGCTCGCGCACGTCGTGCGGAAGGTCGTCCGGGAGCGGAGGGTCGAGGCGAGCATCCGCGACATGGAGCGGCGCGAGGCCGATATCCTCAACTTCCTCCCCGACGCGACGTTCGCGATCGACCTGCGGGGGACGGTGATCGCGTGGAACAGGGCGATGGAGAGGATGACCGGCATCCCGGCGGAGACGATCCTCGGGAAGGGAGACTACGAGTACGCGCTCCCCTTCTACCACGAGCGGCGCCCGATCCTGATCGACCTCGTGCTCAAGCCTGACCCCGCGACCGAGGCGAAGTACCCGTACATCCGGAGGGAGGGGGACGTCCTCATCTCCGAGATCTTCATCCCCCACCTCAACGACGGCCGCGGCGCCCACCTTTGGTTCCTCGCATCCCCCCTCTACAACTCCCGGGGGGAGGTCGCGGGGGCGATCGAGACCATCCGGGACGTGAGCGAGTGGAAGATACTCGAGAGGGAGTGCGACGAGAGGGAACGGTTCCTCTCGACGCTCATCTCGAACCTCCCGGGGTTCGTCTACCGGTGCAGGAACGACCGCGACTGGACGATGGAGTACATCAGCGAGGGCTGCCGGGAGATCACAGGCTACGCCCCGTCCGACTTCATCGGGAACGCGACCGTCGCGTTCAACGACATCATCGCCCCCTCGTTCCGCGACCTCCTGTGGGAGATGTGGCAGGAGGTCCTGCGGGAGAGGAAGGTCTTCGAGTACGAGTACCCCATCATCACCCGCGAGGGCGAGGTCCGCTGGGTCTGGGAGAGGGGGAGGGGGATATTCGACGCACAGGGGAACCTCCTCTACCTCGAAGGGTTCATCACCGACATCACGTCCCGCAAGGAGGCGGAGGTCGCGCTCCGGGAGAGCGAGGAGCGGCTCCATGACCTCTTCATGCACATGGAGGAGGGCTTTGTCCTCTGCGAGGCTATCCTCGACCCCTCGGGGAACCTGACGGACTGGATCCTCGTCGAGTCAAACCCCGCGTTCGAGAGGATCACGGGGCTCTCCGGCATAAAGGGGAAGAGGGCGAGCGGGATTTTCCCCGGGTTCGGGGAGAAGTACCCCGAGGCTCGAGCGGTTTTCGAGAAGGCCATCCGGGAAGGATCCTCCACGAAGATCGAGGTTTACGTCGAGGAATTCAAGAAGTGGCTCCGCGCGTCTGTCTTCTCCCCGAGGGAGGGGTACTTTGCCGCGGTCTTTGAGGACGTCACCCCTTGGAAGGAGGCAGAGCTCGCGCTCCGCGAGAGCGAGGCGAGGTTCCGGCTCCTCGCCGAGGGCGCGCAGGACATTGTCTACCGGTACGAAATCCTGCCGAAGAGGGGTTTCTCCTTCGTCTCCCCCTCTGTCACGTCCATCCTCGGGTACTCCCCTGACGAGTTCTACGCGGATCCGGACATCGGCTACGCGCTCGTCCACCCCGACGAGAGGCACTTAATCGACGCGATGTTCACGCCGAGCGAGGAAGTGTACACTAGACCTGTGGAATTGAGGTGGAGGAAGAAGGACGGCCAGTTCGCCTGGCTCGAACTCCGCAACAGGCCGATCCTTGACGATACGGGGAATCTCGTCGCTCTCGAGGGAATCGCGCGTGACATCACCGAGAGGAAGCGGGCCGAGAGGGAACTTGCCGAGAGCGAGGGGAAGTACCGCTCACTCCTCGAGAACCTCCCCGAACAGATCCTCGTCCACAGGGGCGGGCACATCCTCTACGCGAATCCCGCGGCTCTCAGGACGTTTGGGTACTCGCCAGAGGAGATGGTCGACCGCTGCGTTTTCGATTTCGTTCCGCCGGAATATCACCCACTCATCGTCGAGAATATCCAGAAGAGGGAAGGGGGATCCCCCGTCGAACCCTACGAGATCGAGGTCATCGCGAAAGACGGGACGAGGAAGACGGTGCGGGTGAGCGGGAGCCCCGTGGTCTTCGGGGGACAGCCTGCAACCCTCATCGTCCTCATCGACATCACGGAGCGCAAGAGGGCCGAGGCGCAAATCCGGCAGGCACACAGGAAGCTCGCGCTCCTCGGGAACGTGACGAGGCACGACATCAACAACCAGGTCTTCGTCCTCTCCGGGATCCTCGACCTCCTCGAGACGGCGGGCAGCGGGGAGGAGAGGGGAGAGCTCCTCGCGAGGGCACGGCAGGCCATCTCGAGGATCCACGCGACGATCCGCTTCGCGCGGGACTGCGCGCAGGTCGGGGAGAGCGCGCCGCGGTGGCTGAACCTCCGCGGTCTCGTCGAGGCCGCGGGGGCGGACATCCCCGCATCGACCGTCACCCTCGAGAACGGGATCCCCTCCGATATCGAGGTCTTCGCCGATCCCATGGTCGGGAGGGTGTTTGCAAACCTCCTCGACAACGCGGTCCGGCACGGCGGGAACGCGACGACGGTCCGGTTCTCGGCGGCGGAGCAGGGGGAGACACTCGCGGTCACGTGCGAGGACGACGGCACGGGCATCCCCGCGGAGGAGAAGGAGAAGATCTTCGAGAGGGGATACGGGAGGAACACGGGGATGGGCCTCTTCCTCTCGCGCGAGATCCTCTCCATCACGGGGATGACCATCAGGGAGACGGGGGAGCCGGGGAGGGGGGCAAGGTTCCTCATCACCGTGCCGCGGGGCTCGTGGAGGCGCGCACCATAG
- a CDS encoding response regulator, giving the protein MIEVLCVDDDPDFLEITKWFIEKSGTISITTANSVEEARRTMEQRSFDAIVSDSQMPVTDGIEFPKTLRRRGNDIPFIIFTGKGREEVAIQAYDSDADFSIQKGGDPATQFRELSHKIVKAVRIHAAEAAFRESEERYRFVVENTTEGIVVIQDGLIRYANPALASMLQATPGDVTGTRFDSFIYADDRVPVVSWCRELEEGKEFPGTRDFRVVGNGGRVTWVQASAVRIPWNRRPAFLGLLADITERKVRENGCREENLTLARDAREKAARLEESEREKERLKRLVSTGNPDR; this is encoded by the coding sequence ATGATAGAGGTCCTGTGCGTCGACGACGACCCGGATTTCCTCGAGATTACGAAGTGGTTCATCGAGAAATCGGGTACCATCTCCATCACAACCGCAAACTCCGTGGAGGAAGCCCGCAGAACAATGGAGCAGCGGTCTTTCGACGCGATCGTCTCGGACTCCCAGATGCCGGTCACGGACGGGATAGAGTTCCCTAAGACCCTGCGTCGCAGGGGAAACGACATCCCCTTCATCATCTTCACGGGGAAGGGACGTGAAGAGGTCGCCATCCAGGCATACGACAGCGACGCCGACTTCTCCATCCAGAAGGGTGGTGACCCGGCGACGCAATTCCGCGAGCTTTCGCACAAGATCGTCAAGGCAGTCCGGATCCACGCGGCCGAGGCTGCGTTCCGCGAGAGCGAGGAGAGGTACAGGTTCGTCGTCGAGAATACGACCGAGGGGATCGTGGTCATCCAGGACGGGCTGATTCGGTACGCGAACCCCGCCCTCGCCTCGATGCTGCAGGCAACGCCCGGCGATGTCACGGGGACACGCTTCGACTCGTTCATTTACGCGGACGACCGGGTTCCGGTCGTCTCGTGGTGTCGCGAGCTTGAGGAGGGAAAGGAGTTCCCGGGGACCCGCGACTTCAGGGTCGTAGGGAACGGTGGGCGCGTGACGTGGGTGCAGGCATCGGCGGTTCGCATCCCGTGGAACCGCCGGCCCGCGTTCCTCGGGCTCCTCGCGGACATCACGGAGAGAAAGGTGCGCGAGAACGGGTGCAGGGAGGAGAACCTCACGCTCGCGCGTGATGCGAGGGAGAAGGCGGCCCGGCTGGAAGAATCGGAGAGGGAGAAGGAACGGCTGAAGCGCCTCGTCTCTACGGGGAATCCGGACCGGTGA